In one Silene latifolia isolate original U9 population chromosome 10, ASM4854445v1, whole genome shotgun sequence genomic region, the following are encoded:
- the LOC141607137 gene encoding protein FAR1-RELATED SEQUENCE 5-like has protein sequence MKVIITSSAHSKNGNSEENVRTLNLYMKRIIVNNCKLNIGATRTFRILAEQSNGYANIGASLTDFKNFKRNIKCYIGENDADMILDYLKALSQSQDGFYYAYQVDEDNCLAKLFWADAQARMNYSLFGDTITFDPTYGTNKYRMAFTPFTVLTTTKIGDFSFFALVDHENDGSFIWVLKKFLDCMGNKEPQCILTDQDPAIKLGVRSVFKQARHRYCMWHIMKKLTDKVESQICKETDFVERICGVVWDTDLEPIEFEEKWTQVINDFELNDNTWLTYMYGKRHKWIPAYFRDLPLGCLLKTTQRSESQNSYFKRFESIDGTLVEFWLRFQSAMEQQRYNHRFLDALQVTKTLPQVSSKTMIEKHASKIYTHTVFYEFQEQVQMAPCSCAVVGFSEQGNMHIINVEDAYRKHRVFQVAHNNESKETTCTCKMFERKGILCKHIIWIISEKDSQSIPEQDIESRWTKKSYRKPLYGLDGKLLQDYDPTDLRKLELSRVWSEFYATISVLNSMPDNRIKELSLMLLQFREKINPTKESLTKDQELKCS, from the exons ATGAAGGTCATAATCACAAGCTCTGCTCACTCAAAGAACGGGAATTCCGAGGAAAACGTAAGAACACTTAACCTTTACATGAAGCGGATAATTGTTAACAATTGTAAACTCAACATCGGGGCTACCAGGACTTTTAGAATTCTGGCGGAACAATCAAATGGGTATGCAAACATTGGTGCATCTCTCACAGATTTCAAGAACTTCaaaagaaatattaaatgttatatagGTGAGAATGATGCTGACATGATTCTCGATTATTTAAAGGCGCTTTCTCAATCGCAAGATGGCTTTTACTATGCTTACCAAGTTGATGAGGATAATTGTTTGGCTAAACTCTTTTGGGCAGATGCACAAGCAAGAATGAATTATTCCTTGTTTGGGGACACCATCACCTTTGATCCTACTTACGGTACTAACAAGTACCGCATGGCCTTCACCCCATTCACGGTGTTGACAACCACAAAAATCGGTGACTTTTCTTTCTTTGCACTTGTCGATCATGAGAACGATGGGTCATTCATTTGGGTGCTTAAGAAGTTCCTTGATTGTATGGGCAACAAGGAACCTCAGTGCATTCTTACTGATCAAGATCCGGCAATTAAACTCGGGGTGCGTTCTGTATTCAAGCAAGCAAGACATCGctactgcatgtggcatataatgaaaaaaCTTACCGATAAAGTTGAGTCACAGATTTGTAAGGAGACTGACTTTGTTGAGCGGATATGCGGAGTTGTTTGGGATACTGACTTGGAACCCATTGagtttgaagaaaaatggactCAAGTGATTAATGACTTTGAGTTGAATGATAATACTTGGTTGACATACATGTATGGCAAAAGGCACAAATGGATACCTGCTTACTTTAGGGATTTGCCTTTAGGCTGCCTTTTGAAGACtacacaaagatcagagagtcAAAACAGTTATTTCAAAAGATTTGAGAGCATAGACGGCACACTTGTAGAATTTTGGTTGCGTTTTCAGAGTGCAATGGAACAACAACGCTATAATCACAGATTTCTTGATGCTTTGCAAGTGACAAAGACATTGCCACAGGTTTCTTCTAAGACAATGATTGAAAAACATGCctctaaaatctacacacatactGTTTTCTATGAGTTCCAAGAGCAAGTGCAAATGGCTCCCTGTTCGTGTGCCGTTGTTGGATTTTCTGAACAAGGAAACATGCACATTATAAATGTTGAAGATGCCTACAGGAAGCATAGAGTATTTCAG GTTGCTCACAATAACGAATCAAAGGAAACAACATGTACGTGCAAGATGTTTGAGAGGAAAGGAATCCTTTGTAAACACATTATATGGATTATATCGGAAAAGGACTCGCAAAGCATACCGGAGCAAGACATCGAAAGTAGATGGACgaagaaatcatatagaaagcctTTGTATGGACTGGATGGAAAGTTATTGCAAGACTACGATCCCACTGATTTGAGAAAATTGGAATTATCAAGGGTATGGTCAGAGTTTTATGCAACAATAAGTGTTCTTAACTCGATGCCTGATAATCGAATCAAGGAGCTAAGTTTGATGCTTTTACAATTCCGAGAGAAAATAAATCCAACCAAAGAGAGCTTGACAAAGGATCAAGAACTGAAATGCTCTTAG